A region from the Triticum urartu cultivar G1812 chromosome 1, Tu2.1, whole genome shotgun sequence genome encodes:
- the LOC125516414 gene encoding uncharacterized protein LOC125516414, translating to MVSSWIWDIRVERQTSYDQLMGLMQSKYPWGHDEGVVFSKWNSSNQYFVLVRNDEDVVSMYDENEEDKIIKILVQFCKNGEEEKFAQSLLQPIRPSPGKEVPKLIVEDLTQKSEYEYEIPEENLTRQEKSKEGYEGEDHVGIDEEDQYLDGDEQENGGEQAKDGDHKATEDVSQDVEEDSVEHEEDSDDHDEDSDGGAVSDEDSDGGIVYNIPEISYDKDDPPMTKGALFPSIEEFRVALATHAIFNEFSYKIDKSDQKRVRVSCSYEPPEGRNPCKWRVNGSTLYDDKTVMVKNEPKMHTCPSTQRYGKVKVAKRKWIAARVTDWLKGDPSMISIALKKRLLEKYHVDIDYQRVLAGRRIALDQIFGKWEDSFECLHNWQAEVLRKSPTSIVVINHKEIEGHQRFTRAFVCSRACIDGFLLGCRPYLSVDATALNGKWKGQLAVACGVDGHNWLYPVAYAVFDSETKENWDWFMENLKSAIGTPEGLVICTDACKGLETAVHTVFPTAEHRECFRHMIMNFRKKFHGKVFEENLWPAAYTYSPAKHKHHMDKIMEANPEAIAYLDEWHSNLWSRSKFSTTCKCDYVMNNIAESFNSMIKKLKGFPVLELLDSLREWLMVRFEIRAKIARRFVRGLLKILPRITNMMNNRSRGIVLVGISRSDDLKAEVTIKIHGYNWKHCVDLEKWECTCRRWQVTGQPCLHAIAFITSIRGGRGIDDYVHEYYSVKSFSNAYAKNVPTMTNKKQWPMVDVGFKLHPPVLKKATGRPRTQRIKSAFESISKRRHKCKECKEFGHMLKTCPILHPERKRNGKRKNVEPQDIEDIESNAIDAETLGTSSSKKPRKGGGKRAKPSPVSEASKKTSATHDSPAKNTRSK from the exons ATGGTGTCTTCTTGGATCTGGGACATACGTGTAGAGAGGCAGACCAGTTATGATCAACTTATGGGGCTGATGCAGAGTAAATATCCATGGGGACATGATGAGGGTGTTGTGTTTTCAAAGTGGAATAGTAGCAACCAATATTTTGTGCTAGTTCGCAATGATGAAGATGTGGTCAGCATGTATGATGAGAATGAGGAAGACAAGATTATTAAGATACTTGTTCAGTTCTGCAAGAATGGTGAGGAGGAGAAGTTTGCTCAGAGTTTGCTTCAACCAATCCGACCTTCTCCAGGAAAGGAAGTGCCCAAGCTCATAGTGGAAGATTTAACTCAGAAATCTGAATATGAGTATGAGATACCCGAGGAGAACTTGACAAGGCAAGAAAAATCTAAAGAGGGCTATGAAGGAGAGGATCACGTTGGAATAGATGAGGAGGACCAGTACCTTGATGGCGACGAGCAGGAAAATGGAGGTGAGCAAGCCAAAGATGGTGACCATAAGGCAACCGAAGATGTTTCCCAAGATGTCGAGGAGGATAGTGTTGAGCATGAAGAGGATAGTGATGATCATGACGAGGATAGTGATGGAGGGGCTGTTAGTGATGAGGATAGTGATGGGGGCATAGTGTACAATATTCCAGAAATTAGTTATGACAAGGATGATCCACCTATGACAAAAGGGGCATTATTTCCCTCTATTGAAGAGTTCAGAGTTGCACTTGCTACACATGCTATTTTCAACGAGTTCAGTTACAAAATTGATAAAAGTGATCAAAAGAGGGTGAGAGTTTCTTGTTCTTATGAACCACCGGAAGGGAGAAACCCATGCAAGTGGAGGGTGAATGGTTCTACCTTATATGATGACAAAACAGTAATGGTGAAGAATGAACCCAAGATGCACACATGCCCCAGCACGCAAAGATATGGCAAAGTAAAGGTTGCTAAGAGGAAGTGGATTGCTGCTAGAGTGACTGATTGGTTGAAGGGTGATCCAAGTATGATTAGCATTGCTTTGAAGAAACGGTTGCTCGAGAAATACCATGTCGATATCGATTATCAGAGAGTGCTTGCAGGTAGGCGCATAGCCTTGGACCAGATATTTGGCAAGTGGGAGGACAGTTTTGAGTGCTTGCACAACTGGCAGGCTGAGGTGCTTAGGAAGTCCCCAACAAGTATTGTAGTGATAAATCACAAAGAGATCGAAGGGCATCAACGCTTCACAAGGGCATTTGTGTGTTCTAGAGCTTGCATTGATGGATTTCTGTTAGGATGTAGACCTTACTTGAGTGTTGATGCCACTGCCTTGAATGGGAAATGGAAAGGACAGCTTGCGGTTGCTTGTGGTGTTGATGGACACAATTGGTTGTATCCAGTGGCTTATGCTGTATTTGATTCAGAGACTAAAGAGAACTGGGATTGGTTCATGGAGAATCTCAAATCAGCTATTGGCACACCAGAAGGCTTAGTCATATGCACAGAtgcatgcaaagggttggaaacAGCAGTGCATACTGTATTCCCAACTGCTGAACATAGGGAATGCTTTAGACACATGATAATGAACTTCAGAAAGAAATTCCATGGCAAGGTTTTTGAAGAAAATCTATGGCCAGCGGCATACACATATTCTCCTGCCAAGCACAAGCATCACATGGACAAAATTATGGAAGCCAATCCGGAAGCTATCGCATACCTTGATGAGTGGCATTCTAATTTGTGGAGCAGAAGTAAGTTCTCTACAACATGCAAATGTGACTATGTCATGAACAACATAGCTGAGTCATTCAATTCGATGATTAAGAAATTGAAGGGGTTTCCTGTTCTTGAATTATTGGACTCTTTGAGAGAATGGCTAATGGTCAGATTTGAAATAAGAGCTAAAATAGCGAGAAGATTTGTACGTGGACTTCTAAAAATTCTGCCAAGGATCACCAACATGATGAACAATAGATCAAGGGGGATAGTGTTAGTTGGGATCTCTAGAAGTGATGACTTGAAAGCGGAGGTTACTATAAAGATCCATGGCTATAATTGGAAGCACTGTGTAGATTTGGAGAAGTGGGAATGTACTTGTAGACGTTGGCAAGTAACTGGACAACCTTGCCTACATGCCATTGCATTCATCACAAGTATTAGAGGAGGTCGAGGGATAGATGACTATGTGCATGAGTACTACTCTGTGAAATCATTCAGTAATGCATATGCGAAAAATGTgcccaccatgaccaataagaaGCAATGGCCAATGGTCGATGTTGGGTTCAAATTGCACCCTCCCGTGTTGAAAAAGGCTACTGGTAGACCTAGGACACAAAGGATAAAGTCAGCCTTTGAGAGCATATCGAAGAGAAGACACAAGTGCAAAGAATGCAAAGAATTTGGGCATATGCTGAAGACATGTCCAATACTTCATCCTGAACGCAAGCGAAACGG GAAACGAAAAAATGTTGAGCCTCAAGACATAGAAGACATAGAATCCAATGCCATAGATGCTGAAACTCTCGGCACCAGCAG TTCTAAAAAGCCGAGAAAAGGAGGTGGTAAAAGGGCAAAGCCTAGCCCAGTTTCTGAAGCATCTAAGAAGACTTCTGCTACACATGATAGTCCAGCAAAGAACACAAGAAGCAAATAG